CGCCCACACTGAATCGCAGAAAACCCGCGGTCAAGGCATGACTCGGAAAGCGGCGGACGAGGATCCTGCCCGAAACCAGGTGATCATAAAGCGATTCCGCAACCGCCGGACCCGTCCGCCCTCCGGCATCCCTCGGTTCCACAAACAGGAAATTGGTCGAGGACGGGTAGACAAACCACCCGAATGACTCGTAGATCCCGCGGCAGGTTTCCCGGGTCTTTCGAATGCGGGAAACTGATGCGCGGAGATACGCCTCGTCCTCAAGGGAAGCGGCCGCCGCGGCCTGGGCGATCCGACTCACGTTGTAGCTGTCCCGGACCCGGTCCAGGAGGCCGATGACCTCGGTCGAGCCGACGGCATAGCCCACCCGGAGGCCGGCCAGTCCATGCGACTTGGAAAGCGTTCGGACGATGACCAGGTTCGGGTGATCGACGAGCAATCCGGCCGCCGTCTCCTCCGCGAAATCCGCATAGGCTTCATCCACGGCGAGAACACCGGGAAAGGCCCGCAGGATACTCTCGATCCCGGCGACCGGGAACGACACACCGGTGGGGGCGTTCGGTGAGGTCAGGAAAAAAAGTCCGCTACCGGAGCCGGCAATCGCCTCGACCGGCAGACTCATGGAGCGGTCGAACTCGACCACCTCCGCCTGGCCGCCGGCCATCGCGATGAGGATGGGGTAGAGGGAATATCCCGGAACCGTGTAGCCGGTCAAATGTCCGGGCCCGCCAAAGACCCGAACGAGGAGGTTGAGGATATCGTCGGAGCCGTTTCCGATGATGACCTGATCCGCGCCGCACCCGATCCGCGCAGCCACCAATTCCCGCAATCGGCTGCTGCGCGGATCCGGATAGAGGCGCAGACGGTCGATCTCGGCTTCGACCGCGGCCGCCACCCGGGGGCTTGGCGGGTAGGGACTCTCGTTGGTGTTGAGCTTGACCCACCCCTCCCCTTTCGGCTGGAACCCGGGAGTGTAGGGACTGAGTGCCCGGATTGTGTCATGGGCGATTGAATACGGATCAAAGGTCCGGCTCACGATTCAAACCTCGATTCAACCGACCGGCCGTGTCCGTCGAGTCCCTCCATCCGGCTGAAGGCTGCCGCCGATGCGGCCGCCTCCTTGAGGGAGGCCTCATCGTATTCAATCAGGCTGGAACGACGCATGAAATCACGAACCTGGAGACCCGAGGCATACCGTCCCGCGCCTCCGGTCGGCAGTTCGTGGCTTGGGCCGGCGACAAAGTCGCCCAACGCGGTCGCCGACCAATGGCCGATCATGACCGCACCGGCCGTGGTGATCCGCTTGAGCATGCGCTTCGCCTCATTCGACGGCAGGGCCAACTCCAGATGTTCGGGCGCGACCTCGTTGGCCAGCCCGGCGGCGTCGGCCAGATCCCGGGTCCGAATACTGAGGAATCCGTTCGTCACCACCTTGAAGATGGCGTCCTTCCTGGGGAGGCAAACCATGCGTTCCCGAATGCGGTCATGAACGCGGCGGATCAGTGCCATCGAGGGAGAGACCAGAAAGACCCGCTCCTGACCACTGCCGTGTTCGGCCTGGGCGAGGAGGTCGGCCGCGATGACGGAAGGGGCCGATGAGGCGTCGGCGATGACCATGACTTCGCTCGGTCCCGGAAGAAGATCGACCCCGATTGTCCCGAACACCTGGCGTTTGGCCTCAACGACATAGGCGTTGCCCGGACCGAAGACCTTGGCCACCGGTCGAATCGTGCGGGTGCCGAAGGCCATCGCACCGATCGCCGCAACGCCACCGATCCGGTAGGCCTCGGTGATTCCGCACAGATGGAGAGCTCCGAGGAGGCCCTCACCAACGTTTCCCTCGGGATCGGACGGGGTGAACACGGCAATTTCCGGGACACCGGCCAGGCGGGCCAGCCCACAGGTCATCAGGACCGTGGATACCAACCCGCGAGGAATGTAGATGCCGACTCGATCGAGAGGATGAAAGCGCTCGCCAACCCGGGCTCCGTGCGCATTTCTCCCCACCCAGTCGGCCGGCAGACCCTCGCGATTGAAAATCCGGATATTGCGCAGGGCGTCTTTCATCGCACGGCGGTCGCCCGAGGACAGCCGGCTCCACGCCGCCCGCATCTCGGAAGCGTCGATTCCCAGATCACGAGTCTTGAGATGAACCCTGTCATGGGTTTCGAGGCAGATCCGAACGGCCGGATCACCTCCAAGGCGGATATCTTCGAGAATCTTCGCGACCGACTGACGCAGCGACACGGAAGGCTCCGCGTTCCGGCAGAAAGCCCTGAAACTGCGGGTGAAACCCGGAGACGCAAATTCGAGGATGCGCATGTGGGCGGTCAACGGCAGTCCAATCGATTCTCACCGTCCGACATGAGCCGGTCAGGAGGAAGATTTCGGCATGAGCATGGGCACATCAAACCGGTCCTCGTCGAAAACGGTGTTCACCTCGACCGACTCGAAAATGATCGTACTGCTCTGGTCGCCGACCCGAGTGATGACTCTTTCGGGAAAACGGACCCCGTCGACGAGGATCTCACCGAGTTCGCGAATGCTCCCGCCCTGCTCGGTCTCAGTCAGGACGAGGCGGCCGGAGGCGGCATCAAAATAGCGGATGAACTGAATGGAAGCGCTGTGACGAAAAACCAGCTTATCGCAAGTGATGCCGTCGACTTCGACTTCCCCGTCATCGATCACCTGAACCGGATCCTTCTCGCCGGGACGGTAGAAGCTCAGGTTCTCCAGGGTATTGGCCTGAAGGCGCCGGATCTGGGGTGCTTCCAGCAGAGTCAGTTCCCAGTCGGATTCATTGGTGACATCCTCGATTTTCCGCCACCCGTCGTAGCCACTCAAGGCGGTGGTTTCCCTGACGTTTTCGACTTCAACCACGATGGACTGGAAATAGGGCTTCTGGAAGATGATATCGACCCTTCCCGTGGTGCCTTCTTCCGACTGCAACCGGCCGGTATAGTGGATCGAGGTGATCCGGTTGAGAGCCTCCTCCGAACCGACGAAGGCTCGGGCCCGCTGGATGATGGCGTCGGTGCGGTCATCCGCGATCAGTCCGGAAGCCAGGGTCGGAATGAGAAATCCGGTCAGGAGAAAACCCGATCGGGACACGAGATTGAAGAGGGACTGTTTCATGGTGGGAATCGTTCGGGCACCGGGAGGGTTCACTCCCACTCGATGGTGCTGGGCGGTTTTGAACTGATGTCGAGGCAGACGCGGTTGGCGCCCTTGACCTCGTTGATGATGCGGCTGGAGACGGTGCGGAGGAGGTCGTAGGGCAGACGGACCCAGTCTGCGGTCATGGCGTCCACGCTCTCAACCGCCCGAATCGCGATGACATATTCGTAGGTCCGCTCATCGCCCATCACGCCGACGGTGCGCACCGGAACCAGCACGCAGAACGACTGCCAGACCTTGTAGTAATAACCCGAGTTGATCATCTCTTCCTGAAGGATGGCGTCGGCACCCCGGAGAATGCGCAGGCGGCGGGCGGTGACCTCCCCCACCACCCGGACACCCAGACCGGGTCCCGGGAAGGGCTGCCGCCAGACAACCTCCTTGGGCAGACCCAGGGCACTGCCCACCGCCCGGACCTCGTCCTTGAACAGTTCGCGCAAAGGCTCGAGCAGTCTGAGTTTCATGCGTTTGGGCAGCCCCCCGACATTGTGGTGGCTCTTGATCAGCGCAGCCGGGTTGTCCGCGATGGCCACGCTCTCGATGACATCGGGATAGAGCGTTCCCTGGGCGAGGAATTCCGCCGGTCCAACCGATTTGAGGGACTGGTTGAAGACCTGCACGAAAGTCCGCCCGATGATCTTGCGCTTGGTTTCAGGATTGGTGATGCCACGGAGTTTGCCGAGAAAGAGAGGTCCGGCCTTTTCGACCCTCAAGTCGATGCGGAAGTTCCGCTGAAAGAGATCGACCACATAGGCGCGCTCATCCTTGCGCAGGAGCCCGTTGTCGACGAAGACGCATTTGAGATTCCGGCCGATCGCACGATGGATCAGGGCCGCCGCGACCGATGAATCGACTCCGCCGCTCAGGCCGAGGATGACGTGGCCGTCGCCGACCGTTTCCCGGATCGAAGCGACCGACTGATCGATGAAGTCCGCCATCGACCAATCCCCGGTGCAACCACAAACCCGCTTGAGGAAATTGTCGATGATGTGAAGCCCCTGTTCGGTGTGGTTGACCTCGGGGTGAAACTGAATTCCGTAGATCTTGCGGGTCGGATGCTCGATCGCCGCAAAGGGCGAGTTGCTGGTCGAACCGATGGAGCGGAACCCCCGGGGCATGCGCATGACCTGGTCGCCGTGCGAATTCCAGGCCCGGATGGTCTCCGGCATGCCGCGGAAAAGCACGTCCCCTTTCATGATCTTGAGTTCGGCGTGGCCGTATTCACGCTTTTTCGACGGGGTGACCCGGCCGCCCAGTTGCTGGGCGATCAACTGCAGGCCGTAACAGATGCCCAGGACAGGGATTTTTGCCCGATAGATCTCCGGATCCGGGATCGGTGCATTCTTCGAGAGCACGCTGGAAGGGCCGCCCGACAGGATGATCCCGCAAACGCCGTCCGCCTTCAGCTGCGCGGCCGTCGTGGAATAGTGGTAGATCTTGGAAAAAACCGAGCACTCGCGAATGCGTCGTGCGATCACCTGGGTGTACTGGGAGCCGAAATCAAGGACGCCGATCGTCTGATGCATGATGGGAGAAGAAGGGAAAAGAAACGAAGGAAAGGAATATCAGGGAGATTGGCAAGGATGGCGGTGGCAAACCCTCGCGAGGATGCCTCAGAACCTGAGTCGCCCATTCTCAAATCCGCAACGGGGACAGGGACAGACTTCCGTGCCCTCGGAGGCGCTGTAGAGCTTGTCGCAGCGAATGCAGTGAAAGACCACCCGACGCCGCTTGGCATCGATCAGTTTGCGGTCCCGCACATCGTAGTAGATCCACAGGCTGAAAACGAGGACGATGGCCGAAACCGTGTAGATCAGGGCACCAATGCTGAGATTGACGGTTATGGGCACCTTGAATGGATCGAGTGGGTCTTTCCGTGATCGCCGGGGGCGGCCCCAAAAGCAAAGGGCGCGTCCCCGATAGTTCTGGGCGCGCCCTTCGAAGAAGGCAAATGGTCTTTGGGCCCTGAAGTGATGGCCGGGTGAAACGCTGGATCAGGCGTCGGCTTTTTCGGCCGGCTTTCCGGCTTCATCCGCCGCCTCGATCGTCGTCGACTCGCTGACCACTTCAGCCTCGGTCACCGGGGGAGCGGCCTGGCGGGACTTGGGCCGCCGCCGGGACTTCTTGTAGCCGGCATCCTCGGCGCCGACAAACTCGATCAGCGCCATCTCGGAAGCGTCGCCGATTCTCTGTTCGCCCAGCTTGTAGATCCGGGTATAGCCCCCGTTGCGTTTGGCAAACTCGGTCACCCGTGTGCTGAAAAGGAGGCGGACAGCTTCCTGGTCACGCAGTCGGGCAAGCGCGATACGCCGTTGATGGAGGTCACCCTTCTTGGCCAGGGTGATGAGGGGCTCGACGAAGGGACGCAACGCCTTGGCCTTGGCCAGGGTGGTCTGGATCCGCCCCTTCTTGATCAGCGAAGAGGCTAGATTGGCCATCAGAGCCTCACGGTGCTCCTTCTTGACGCCGAGTTGGTGATTGTGTTTGCGGTGACGCATGGTGTTCTCGCCGGTGGCTTCAGGCTTCCTTCCTGGTGTCGAGCAGGCGCTCGTCGAATTTCATCCCGAGGGAGAGGCCCAGAGCTTCGAGCTTGTCCTTGATCTCGTTGAGGGACTTCTTGCCGAAATTACGGTATTTGAGCATCTCCTGCTCGGTTTTCATGGCCAGTTCTCCGACCGTGGTGATGTTGGCATTGTTCAGGCAGTTGGCGGCACGGACCGAGAGCTCGATCTCATTGACGCTCATGTTGAGCAGTTTGCGCAGTTTGTTCTGCTCTTCGCTGACCTCCGCCCC
This sequence is a window from Opitutaceae bacterium. Protein-coding genes within it:
- the hisC gene encoding histidinol-phosphate transaminase, translated to MSRTFDPYSIAHDTIRALSPYTPGFQPKGEGWVKLNTNESPYPPSPRVAAAVEAEIDRLRLYPDPRSSRLRELVAARIGCGADQVIIGNGSDDILNLLVRVFGGPGHLTGYTVPGYSLYPILIAMAGGQAEVVEFDRSMSLPVEAIAGSGSGLFFLTSPNAPTGVSFPVAGIESILRAFPGVLAVDEAYADFAEETAAGLLVDHPNLVIVRTLSKSHGLAGLRVGYAVGSTEVIGLLDRVRDSYNVSRIAQAAAAASLEDEAYLRASVSRIRKTRETCRGIYESFGWFVYPSSTNFLFVEPRDAGGRTGPAVAESLYDHLVSGRILVRRFPSHALTAGFLRFSVGADSEMRVLNNAVESWLRNE
- the hisD gene encoding histidinol dehydrogenase; translation: MRILEFASPGFTRSFRAFCRNAEPSVSLRQSVAKILEDIRLGGDPAVRICLETHDRVHLKTRDLGIDASEMRAAWSRLSSGDRRAMKDALRNIRIFNREGLPADWVGRNAHGARVGERFHPLDRVGIYIPRGLVSTVLMTCGLARLAGVPEIAVFTPSDPEGNVGEGLLGALHLCGITEAYRIGGVAAIGAMAFGTRTIRPVAKVFGPGNAYVVEAKRQVFGTIGVDLLPGPSEVMVIADASSAPSVIAADLLAQAEHGSGQERVFLVSPSMALIRRVHDRIRERMVCLPRKDAIFKVVTNGFLSIRTRDLADAAGLANEVAPEHLELALPSNEAKRMLKRITTAGAVMIGHWSATALGDFVAGPSHELPTGGAGRYASGLQVRDFMRRSSLIEYDEASLKEAAASAAAFSRMEGLDGHGRSVESRFES
- the guaA gene encoding glutamine-hydrolyzing GMP synthase gives rise to the protein MHQTIGVLDFGSQYTQVIARRIRECSVFSKIYHYSTTAAQLKADGVCGIILSGGPSSVLSKNAPIPDPEIYRAKIPVLGICYGLQLIAQQLGGRVTPSKKREYGHAELKIMKGDVLFRGMPETIRAWNSHGDQVMRMPRGFRSIGSTSNSPFAAIEHPTRKIYGIQFHPEVNHTEQGLHIIDNFLKRVCGCTGDWSMADFIDQSVASIRETVGDGHVILGLSGGVDSSVAAALIHRAIGRNLKCVFVDNGLLRKDERAYVVDLFQRNFRIDLRVEKAGPLFLGKLRGITNPETKRKIIGRTFVQVFNQSLKSVGPAEFLAQGTLYPDVIESVAIADNPAALIKSHHNVGGLPKRMKLRLLEPLRELFKDEVRAVGSALGLPKEVVWRQPFPGPGLGVRVVGEVTARRLRILRGADAILQEEMINSGYYYKVWQSFCVLVPVRTVGVMGDERTYEYVIAIRAVESVDAMTADWVRLPYDLLRTVSSRIINEVKGANRVCLDISSKPPSTIEWE
- a CDS encoding hydrogenase nickel incorporation protein HypA — protein: MPITVNLSIGALIYTVSAIVLVFSLWIYYDVRDRKLIDAKRRRVVFHCIRCDKLYSASEGTEVCPCPRCGFENGRLRF